One Deinococcus grandis DNA window includes the following coding sequences:
- a CDS encoding aldo/keto reductase, giving the protein MTDTTNSSTPSAAPSGTFDIGGDLTVTRLGFGAMRITGDGVWGDPADREGALTTLRRLPDLGVNLIDTADSYGPAVSEELIREALHPYDRVVIATKGGLTRTGPNVWIPVGRPEYLKQQAHISRRRLGVDRIDLWQLHRIDPNVPRDEQFGAIRELMDEGVIRHAGLSEVSVEEIEAARAVFPVATVQNLYNLANRKSEDVLDYCEREHIGFIPWFPLAAGNLAKEGSVLTDIAARLGATPSQVALAWVLRRSPVMLPIPGTGKVKHLEENVAAAHLELTDEDFRALDEVGRQEWEKQQN; this is encoded by the coding sequence ATGACCGACACCACCAACAGCAGCACCCCCAGTGCCGCCCCGAGCGGCACCTTCGACATCGGCGGGGACCTGACCGTCACCCGCCTGGGCTTCGGCGCGATGCGCATCACCGGCGACGGCGTGTGGGGCGACCCCGCCGACCGCGAGGGCGCCCTGACCACCCTGCGCCGCCTGCCGGACCTCGGCGTGAACCTCATCGACACCGCCGACAGCTACGGCCCGGCCGTTAGCGAGGAACTCATCCGCGAGGCCCTGCACCCCTACGACCGCGTCGTGATCGCCACGAAAGGCGGCCTGACCCGCACCGGCCCGAACGTGTGGATTCCCGTGGGCCGCCCCGAGTACCTCAAGCAGCAGGCGCACATCTCCCGCCGCCGCCTGGGCGTGGACCGCATCGACCTGTGGCAGCTACACCGCATCGACCCGAACGTGCCGCGCGACGAGCAGTTCGGCGCGATCAGGGAACTCATGGACGAGGGCGTCATCCGTCACGCGGGCCTCTCGGAAGTGAGCGTCGAGGAGATCGAGGCCGCCCGCGCCGTCTTCCCGGTCGCGACCGTGCAGAACCTCTACAACCTCGCCAACCGCAAGAGCGAGGACGTGCTGGACTACTGCGAGCGTGAGCACATCGGGTTCATCCCCTGGTTCCCGCTCGCCGCCGGGAACCTCGCGAAGGAAGGCAGCGTCCTCACCGACATCGCCGCCCGCCTGGGCGCCACGCCGTCCCAGGTGGCACTGGCCTGGGTCCTGAGGCGCAGCCCCGTCATGCTGCCCATCCCCGGCACCGGCAAGGTCAAACACCTGGAAGAGAACGTCGCCGCCGCCCACCTGGAACTGACCGACGAGGACTTCCGCGCGCTGGACGAGGTCGGCCGTCAGGAATGGGAGAAACAGCAGAACTGA
- a CDS encoding nitroreductase family protein: MDLIDGMLARRTTNGPFRPDPVSRDHQHLLMRVAQAAPSHFNSQPWRFVLIENPDTIAQVAAIAGQSMTELIEGGVFFERYRRYFRFTQQEMEERRDGIHIDHLPGPLKPFTRQVFSDAGLKLMRQLGVPKKLGEDNRKLVAGSPLLLAVLLDKGEYRPGELSGFYSVFGMGAAMENIWNAVGALGMGIQFVSTPMELPRHWQAIQDLLRVPGDLELMAVYRLGYLPPDQARPSIDWSSRHRKRLEQFVYRDTCEQPERE; encoded by the coding sequence ATGGACCTGATCGACGGCATGCTCGCGCGGCGCACCACCAACGGCCCCTTCCGCCCGGACCCGGTCAGCCGCGACCACCAGCACCTCCTGATGCGGGTCGCGCAGGCGGCCCCCAGCCACTTCAACAGCCAGCCGTGGCGTTTCGTGCTGATCGAGAACCCGGACACCATCGCGCAGGTCGCCGCCATCGCCGGGCAGAGCATGACCGAACTCATCGAGGGCGGCGTGTTCTTCGAACGCTACCGCCGCTACTTCCGCTTCACCCAGCAGGAAATGGAGGAGCGGCGCGACGGCATCCACATCGACCACCTGCCCGGCCCTCTGAAACCCTTCACGCGGCAGGTGTTCAGCGACGCCGGACTGAAACTCATGCGGCAACTCGGCGTGCCGAAAAAACTCGGGGAGGACAACCGCAAACTCGTGGCAGGCAGCCCGCTGCTGCTGGCCGTCCTGCTCGACAAGGGCGAGTACCGCCCCGGCGAACTGTCCGGCTTCTACTCCGTGTTCGGCATGGGCGCCGCCATGGAGAACATCTGGAACGCCGTCGGTGCGCTCGGCATGGGCATCCAGTTCGTCAGCACACCCATGGAGCTCCCCCGCCACTGGCAGGCCATCCAGGACCTCCTGCGCGTCCCCGGCGACCTGGAACTCATGGCCGTGTACCGCCTGGGGTATCTGCCGCCCGATCAGGCGCGGCCCAGCATCGACTGGAGCAGCCGCCACCGCAAACGCCTGGAGCAGTTCGTGTACCGCGACACCTGCGAGCAGCCCGAACGCGAGTGA
- a CDS encoding type III polyketide synthase, which translates to MRRMPLTPHLRALVTGTPPHLTPQTQVQEAARTLFPRMAARPQLLDVFTNAMIDTRALARPLEWYLTPRGFGEKNAVFVQEARALTRRLAREALDAAQIEAADVDAVVVVNTSGISAPSLDADLIEHLGINRHAARLPVWGLGCAGGASGLARAADLVRAGYRRVLYVAVELCSLTLVHGDETKSNFVGTALFSDGGAAAVLTHPDEPGPPPLAELHGAYSTLIEDSEDIMGWDVVDDGLKVRFSRDIPTLVRGMMQGNVQAALSAHGWCPTQVGTYVVHPGGVKVLSAYEDALNLPPGALDASRHVLRHYGNMSSVTVLFVLQETLRAHPQGRALLSAMGPGFSAEHVLLNFPG; encoded by the coding sequence ATGCGGCGCATGCCCCTGACCCCCCACCTGCGCGCCCTCGTGACGGGCACGCCCCCGCACCTGACGCCGCAGACGCAGGTGCAGGAGGCCGCCCGCACCCTCTTCCCGCGCATGGCGGCCCGCCCGCAACTGCTGGACGTCTTCACGAACGCCATGATCGACACGCGCGCCCTGGCCCGCCCGCTTGAGTGGTACCTCACCCCGCGCGGCTTCGGCGAGAAGAACGCCGTCTTCGTGCAGGAAGCCCGCGCCCTGACCCGTAGGCTGGCCAGGGAAGCGCTGGACGCCGCGCAGATCGAAGCGGCCGACGTGGACGCCGTCGTCGTCGTGAACACCAGCGGCATCAGCGCCCCCAGCCTCGACGCCGACCTGATCGAACACCTCGGCATCAACCGGCACGCCGCGCGCCTGCCCGTGTGGGGCCTGGGCTGTGCCGGAGGCGCCAGCGGACTGGCCCGCGCCGCCGACCTCGTCCGCGCCGGGTACCGCCGCGTGCTGTACGTCGCCGTCGAACTGTGCAGCCTGACCCTCGTGCACGGCGACGAGACCAAGAGCAACTTCGTCGGCACGGCCCTGTTCTCCGACGGAGGCGCCGCCGCCGTCCTCACCCACCCCGATGAACCCGGCCCCCCACCCCTGGCCGAACTGCACGGTGCATACTCCACCCTGATCGAGGACAGCGAGGACATCATGGGCTGGGACGTCGTCGACGACGGCCTGAAAGTCCGCTTCAGCCGCGACATCCCCACCCTGGTGCGCGGCATGATGCAGGGGAACGTCCAGGCCGCCCTGAGCGCGCACGGCTGGTGCCCCACGCAGGTCGGCACGTACGTCGTCCACCCCGGCGGCGTGAAAGTCCTCAGCGCCTACGAGGACGCCCTGAACCTCCCCCCCGGCGCACTCGACGCCAGCCGTCACGTCCTGCGCCACTACGGCAACATGAGCAGCGTCACCGTCCTGTTCGTCCTGCAGGAAACCCTGCGTGCCCACCCGCAGGGCCGCGCCCTGCTGAGCGCCATGGGACCCGGCTTCAGCGCCGAACACGTCCTGCTGAACTTCCCCGGCTGA
- a CDS encoding GGDEF domain-containing protein, whose amino-acid sequence MKTPTLPQLLQRNRVLVVCSASLAYVLYAVLTGLIDPPREGWAALGNPKYIAAVVALLTAAATLLRPARVGAVYAVTSVGYLLVAVLEIPRAVAWGDMPFHLTLWLTMNVLVSYLVFGTRLGTAVNLGSVLTMIVSVLMNGPLEASNMADWVTAIIVLGGTGLIAFNVMAFIEQNLSAHQQTSQRLQAARKDALTEVLGRSATEEELERSIEQALKNRAPLSIIVTDIDHFKRVNDVHGHGTGDDVLRSFGKRLRRSVSTSGGQVGRWGGEEFLVILPGMARPDAMVVAERLRAEVADEAIAGLDVTASFGVASLRGAEDTAEDLFARADSAMYNAKRNGRNSVR is encoded by the coding sequence TTGAAAACGCCGACGCTTCCTCAGCTGCTGCAACGCAACCGGGTTCTGGTGGTGTGCAGCGCCAGCCTGGCGTACGTCCTGTACGCCGTCCTGACCGGCCTGATCGACCCGCCCCGCGAGGGCTGGGCGGCGCTGGGCAACCCCAAGTACATCGCGGCCGTCGTGGCCCTGCTGACCGCCGCCGCCACCCTGCTGCGGCCCGCGCGGGTGGGCGCCGTGTACGCCGTGACCAGCGTCGGGTACCTGCTCGTCGCCGTGCTGGAAATCCCGCGCGCCGTCGCGTGGGGGGACATGCCGTTCCACCTGACGCTGTGGCTGACCATGAACGTCCTCGTGTCGTACCTGGTGTTCGGCACGCGCCTGGGCACCGCCGTGAACCTCGGCAGTGTCCTGACCATGATCGTCAGCGTCCTCATGAACGGCCCGCTCGAGGCCAGCAACATGGCCGACTGGGTCACGGCGATCATCGTGCTGGGCGGCACCGGCCTGATCGCGTTCAACGTCATGGCGTTCATCGAGCAGAACCTCAGCGCGCACCAGCAGACCAGCCAGCGCCTCCAGGCGGCCCGCAAGGACGCCCTGACCGAGGTGCTGGGCCGCAGCGCCACCGAGGAGGAACTCGAACGCAGCATCGAGCAGGCCCTGAAGAACCGCGCGCCGCTGAGCATCATCGTGACCGACATCGACCACTTCAAACGCGTGAACGACGTGCACGGGCACGGCACCGGGGACGACGTGCTGCGGTCCTTCGGCAAGCGCCTGCGCCGCAGCGTGAGCACCTCGGGCGGGCAGGTGGGCCGCTGGGGCGGCGAGGAATTCCTGGTGATCCTGCCCGGCATGGCCCGCCCGGACGCGATGGTCGTCGCCGAGCGCCTGCGGGCCGAGGTGGCCGACGAGGCCATCGCGGGTCTGGACGTCACCGCCAGTTTCGGCGTGGCCTCCCTGCGCGGCGCGGAGGACACCGCCGAGGACCTGTTCGCCCGCGCGGACAGCGCCATGTACAACGCCAAACGCAACGGCCGCAACTCGGTCCGCTGA